The following are encoded in a window of Dysidea avara chromosome 4, odDysAvar1.4, whole genome shotgun sequence genomic DNA:
- the LOC136252413 gene encoding uncharacterized protein has protein sequence MGTPQRRSCDEQQRVRLEMNPGIIQRADLPGNNLISLTDAHHGIGRAGHNAIPEVPRFIPLLNACNPAQLHTYGLQQLHCPMGRGASVSFLPRFSQLISFQPRLQLQNTHHPPVQRTDNSYSDIVPMPVSNQELLSSHQPALLPDPPAPLPNQPYKLLAQTVPLPKQPSSLPDPPPPCSQSSDLSPSGLFTTKNIAGLEESYPDLVFAMRRSEKREYLEISQQDTQQVAGVGCMSPVRALFFDSDSNNVTYDVQALFSSVQAGTIESLDNARPVINMVSQNASYKFCPGLEYQHYFDFYVKVIRFHISTVRLWQRPFQRVDSIHCILLHQLAHNATMEEKSQYVVLCKQCKRLRALLNHQQNRSSKVDPSTKLQRQQPSSNYKLKHLSPASAQKRKKATQRERSADKAKLAKYEHLDVTLDDDQNDELNAVIEKIEEQHNDELGKVFQEGEAKSKHIGNSMRNIWQSDRCAQTTFLKDQLRNMNRKRGNRWNPVTIRIALAIFVRSPAAYEALKSFNVLQLPSRSTIQSYTGAFLHEAGASNESILKQIESYEAFKESCASSGKCRPKSNGVLIFDEVKVVSSLMWNSRNHQIIGLAMSERDQASLLDVYQLLEEDRHTKMTNYILQFLWRDLTSGFDVVGPYFTSEDAVSAKFISACIFETIRLFQVNGLRTSLLICDGAAPNLTFLKATHGVSGVYGVCKGTDRFKVKPWFSNPCDPLHNIYWLICPSHQLKNMINALYASQDGGTRSFEDGNGTGFGWKAIVDMFARECQRRDIGHARMVPKLREIHVIRDSWTKLNVFPAKIMQQEQVLSELNSYVTQSPIPDDADNVRLTLRYLEACRDLFEDGFLSHDKITSMGSEPMLSIHKGFSHFEKWYNKLSEESIGTQDPRFLSWQTWDLLRVCVYGFTGFATWFLDEYPEHFISPVRLSGSAVETLFSQFKSTARGKLSAMNYPTVRAAHLVKHTVTPHHSSKGYRDTPLQLCEVPLEKKKYERTIKPNQ, from the exons ATGGGAACGCCACAACGGCGAAGTTGTGATGAACAACAAAGAGTTAGGCTCGAAATGAATCCAGGAATCATACAACGAGCCGACTTACCTGGGAACAATCTAATTTCCTTAACTGATGCCCACCATGGCATTGGTAGAGCAGGACATAACGCAATACCAGAAGTTCCCAGGTTTATTCCGCTGTTAAATGCTTGTAATCCTGCACAGCTGCATACTTATGGACTTCAACAATTGCATTGCCCCATGGGTAGGGGAGCCTCTGTGTCATTTCTCCCCAGATTTTCTCAGCTCATTTCATTTCAGCCAAGACTGCAGCTGCAGAATACACACCATCCTCCGGTACAGCGAACTGATAATTCGTATAGTGACATTGTGCCAATGCCAGTATCAAATCAAGAACTTCTGTCATCACATCAACCAGCTCTGTTGCCAGACCCACCAGCTCCATTACCAAATCAACCATATAAATTGCTTGCACAAACAGTTCCATTGCCGAAGCAACCATCTTCACTACCAGACCCACCACCTCCATGCAGTCAATCATCTGATTTATCACCGTCAGGTTTGTTTACTACAAAGAATATCGCTGGCCTAGAAGAAAGTTATCCTGATCTTGTGTTTGCCATGAGACGGTCAGAGAAAAGGGAATATCTTGAAATTTCTCAACAAGACACCCAGCAGGTAGCAGGTGTGGGGTGTATGTCCCCAGTGCGAGCTCTGTTTTTTGATTCTGATTCTAACAATGTTACATATGACGTTCAAGCTCTGTTCAGTTCAGTGCAAGCTGGAACAATAGAATCCTTGGATAATGCCCGCCCGGTAATCAACATGGTTTCCCAAAATGCCAGCTATAAATTCTGTCCAGGATTGGAATACCAACATTACTTTGACTTTTATGTCAAAGTAATAAGGTTTCACATCAGCACTGTTCGGCTATGGCAGAGACCTTTTCAGAGGGTTGACTCAATTCACTGTATATTGCTGCATCAACTAGCTCACAATGCTACTATGGAAGAGAAGAGCCAATATGTTGTACTCTGTAAGCAATGCAAGCGTCTGCGTGCTTTGCTTAACCACCAGCAAAACAGGAGTAGTAAAGTTGATCCTTCTACAAAACTCCAGAGGCAGCAGCCATCTTCAAATTACAAATTAAAGCATTTATCCCCAGCCAGTGCACAGAAGCGAAAGAAGGCAACCCAGAGAGAAAGATCAGCAGATAAAGCCAAGCTTGCCAAGTATGAACATCTAGATGTTACTTTAGACGATGATCAGAATGATGAGTTGAATGCTGTTATTGAAAAGATCGAAGAGCAACATAATGATGAATTGGGCAAGGTATTTCAGGAAGGGGAAGCTAAATCAAAGCACATTGGAAACAGTATGCGTAACATATGGCAATCAGACAGGTGTGCTCAGACTACCTTTCTGAAGGATCAACTGCGGAACA TGAACCGCAAGAGGGGTAACCGTTGGAATCCGGTTACTATTAGAATAG CACTGGCCATTTTTGTTCGCAGTCCAGCGGCATATGAGGCTCTCAAGAGTTTTAATGTGTTACAACTGCCTTCACGTTCTACTATTCAGTCTTATACTGGTGCCTTTCTACACGAAGCTGGTGCTTCAAATGAGTCAATTTTAAAGCAGATtgaaagttatgaagctttcaAAGAATCTTGTGCCAGCAGTGGAAAGTGCAGACCAAAGTCAAACGGTGTCCTTATATTTGATGAGGTAAAAGTTGTTTCCTCTCTGATGTGGAACTCTAGGAACCATCAGATAATTGGGTTGGCAATGTCAGAAAGGGATCAGGCATCACTGCTAGATGTCTACCAATTGCTTGAAGAGGACAGACACACAAAGATGACCAACTACATACTGCAATTTCTGTGGAGGGACCTCACATCAGGATTTGACGTTGTTGGTCCCTATTTCACCAGTGAAGATGCTGTGTCTGCTAAGTTTATTTCAGCATGTATCTTTGAAACAATCCGATTGTTTCAG GTTAATGGATTAAGGACTAGTTTACTTATTTGTGATGGTGCTGCACCTAACCTCACATTTCTGAAGGCTACACATGGAGTTAGTGGTGTGTATGGTGTGTGCAAAGGAACTGACCGTTTCAAGGTGAAGCCTTGGTTCTCCAATCCATGTGATCCCCTCCACAATATTTATTGGCTCATATGTCCAAGTCATCAG CTGAAGAACATGATCAACGCATTGTATGCTTCACAAGATGGAGGAACTAGGTCGTTTGAGGATGGCAATGGGACTGGGTTTGGATGGAAAGCAATTGTTGACATGTTTGCAAGGGAATGCCAGCGGCGAGACATAGGGCACGCAAGAATGGTTCCAAAGCTTCGTGAAATCCATGTGATTCGTGATTCGTGGACAAAACTGAACGTGTTCCCAGCCAAGATCATGCAG CAAGAGCAAGTTCTGTCAGAGCTTAACTCTTACGTTACACAATCCCCTATACCAGATGATGCTGACAATGTTCGTCTGACCTTGCGGTACTTAGAAGCGTGCAGAGATCTCTTTGAGGACGGATTTTTGTCTCATGACAAAATCACAAGCATGGGATCAGAACCCATGTTGTCTATCCACAAAGGATTTAGTCACTTTGAGAAGTGGTACAACAAGCTTTCTGAAG AGTCCATTGGCACACAAGATCCCAGATTTCTTAGCTGGCAAA CATGGGATCTACTGAGAGTATGTGTTTACGGATTCACTGGTTTTGCCACTTGGTTTTTAGACGAATACCCAGAACATTTTATAAGTCCAGTAAGGTTATCTGGCAGTGCAGTGGAGACATTATTTAGCCAGTTCAAGAGTACAGCAAGGGGAAAATTAAGTGCAATGAATTATCCTACTGTTAGAGCAGCTCACCTTGTAAAGCACACTGTGACTCCCCATCACAGCTCTAAGGGATATCGAGATACACCCCTTCAACTTTGTGAAGTTCCACTAGAGAAGAAAAAGTATGAACGCACAATTAAACCAAATCAATAG